Proteins encoded together in one Janthinobacterium tructae window:
- the galU gene encoding UTP--glucose-1-phosphate uridylyltransferase GalU, with amino-acid sequence MKKIRKAVFPVAGLGSRFLPATKAQPKEMLPIVDKPLIQYAVEEAVAAGITEMIFITGRNKRAIEDHFDTAYELESELEAAGKRLLLDMVQNVIPKHINCIYIRQSAPLGLGHAVLCARPVIGDEPFAVLLADDFMDVEEGMRPVLAQMTDVFQYENCSLLAVQDVPRAETRQYGIVSAKNYQPDLELVSAIVEKPAPEEAPSTLAVVGRYVLTSRIFNHLENIGTGAGGEIQLTDGIAALMREERVLAYRYQGQRYDCGSKLGYLKATTAMGLKHPETGAAFRAYLQQLQSTLEAK; translated from the coding sequence ATGAAAAAAATCAGAAAAGCAGTTTTCCCCGTCGCCGGTCTGGGCAGTCGTTTCTTGCCTGCAACCAAGGCGCAGCCGAAGGAGATGTTACCGATCGTCGACAAGCCATTGATCCAGTACGCAGTGGAAGAAGCGGTGGCGGCGGGCATCACGGAAATGATCTTCATCACGGGCCGCAATAAACGCGCCATCGAAGACCATTTCGATACCGCCTATGAGCTCGAGTCGGAGCTGGAAGCGGCCGGCAAGCGTCTGTTGCTCGACATGGTGCAAAACGTCATTCCCAAGCACATCAATTGCATTTACATACGCCAGTCGGCACCGCTGGGCCTGGGGCATGCCGTGCTGTGCGCCCGTCCCGTGATCGGCGACGAACCGTTTGCCGTCTTGCTGGCCGACGATTTCATGGATGTGGAAGAGGGCATGCGCCCCGTGCTGGCGCAGATGACCGATGTCTTCCAGTATGAAAACTGTTCGCTGCTGGCGGTGCAGGACGTCCCGCGCGCGGAAACCAGGCAGTACGGTATCGTGTCGGCAAAGAATTATCAGCCTGACCTGGAACTGGTGTCGGCCATCGTCGAAAAGCCCGCGCCCGAAGAGGCGCCGTCGACCCTGGCCGTGGTGGGCCGTTATGTGCTGACCAGCCGTATCTTTAACCACTTGGAAAATATCGGCACGGGTGCCGGCGGCGAAATCCAGTTGACGGACGGCATCGCCGCCCTGATGCGCGAAGAGCGCGTGCTGGCTTACCGCTATCAGGGGCAGCGCTATGATTGCGGCTCCAAGCTCGGTTATCTGAAGGCAACGACGGCGATGGGCTTGAAGCATCCGGAAACGGGTGCCGCTTTCCGCGCTTACCTGCAACAACTGCAATCGACACTGGAAGCAAAATGA
- a CDS encoding cell division protein ZipA C-terminal FtsZ-binding domain-containing protein, translated as MTDLQITLFGAGGVFIVGVFSYNKWQEYKAKKSVERAFSTDHDDVLMREGDAPVTDAQEPVLRQEPRFDAAPAAKAEPSFGAPPAAPVSDAPVHAEPSLGDIPAETVAAPAAEPVQEVSAASEQATSLVDPLIDCLLPLSLEAPVRGDKILPVLQTLRLVGNKPVHFIGLHVNGDWEPITHGGVYTKMQGGVQLASRSTALNELEYSELVTRLRGVADEIGAEPEVPDMMEVMAEARNLHRFVAGHDAQLGVNLHTNGAPWAISTLLFALEKQGFDVRPDGRFVMPDGDGSYLFSLSTNVTLAEETTSRLTLLLDVPCVAPARDGFGAMVACAKALVGRLDATIVDDYNQALSDAALAEIAGQVQEFYQEMDAADISAGSTRALRLFS; from the coding sequence ATGACAGACTTACAAATTACCTTGTTCGGCGCCGGCGGCGTCTTTATCGTCGGTGTTTTCTCGTACAACAAATGGCAGGAATACAAGGCCAAGAAAAGCGTGGAACGGGCCTTTTCCACCGATCACGACGATGTGCTGATGCGCGAGGGCGACGCCCCCGTGACGGATGCCCAGGAACCAGTGCTGCGCCAGGAGCCGCGCTTTGACGCCGCGCCAGCCGCCAAGGCCGAGCCGTCGTTCGGCGCGCCGCCAGCCGCCCCCGTATCCGATGCCCCCGTGCATGCGGAACCGTCGCTGGGGGATATCCCTGCCGAGACGGTCGCGGCACCAGCCGCCGAGCCCGTGCAAGAAGTGAGCGCCGCCAGCGAACAGGCGACCAGCCTGGTCGACCCGCTGATCGACTGCCTGCTGCCTTTGTCGCTGGAAGCGCCCGTGCGCGGCGACAAGATCCTGCCCGTGTTGCAAACCCTGCGCCTGGTGGGCAACAAGCCGGTGCACTTCATCGGTTTGCACGTGAATGGCGACTGGGAGCCGATCACGCATGGCGGTGTCTACACCAAGATGCAGGGCGGCGTGCAGCTCGCCAGCCGCAGCACGGCCCTGAATGAACTCGAATACTCGGAACTGGTCACGCGCTTGCGTGGCGTGGCCGACGAGATCGGTGCCGAGCCGGAAGTACCCGACATGATGGAAGTGATGGCCGAAGCGCGCAATCTGCACCGCTTCGTCGCCGGCCACGATGCGCAACTGGGCGTCAACCTGCACACGAACGGCGCGCCGTGGGCCATTTCTACCTTGCTGTTTGCGCTGGAAAAGCAGGGCTTCGACGTGCGTCCGGACGGCCGTTTTGTCATGCCCGACGGCGACGGCAGCTATCTGTTTTCGCTGTCGACGAATGTCACCCTGGCCGAGGAAACCACGTCCCGCCTGACCCTGTTGCTGGACGTGCCCTGCGTAGCGCCCGCGCGCGACGGCTTCGGCGCCATGGTCGCTTGCGCCAAGGCACTGGTGGGCCGCCTCGACGCCACCATCGTCGACGATTACAACCAGGCCTTGTCCGATGCGGCGCTGGCCGAGATCGCCGGCCAGGTGCAAGAGTTTTACCAGGAAATGGACGCGGCCGACATTTCGGCCGGTTCCACCCGCGCCCTGCGTTTATTTAGCTGA
- the smc gene encoding chromosome segregation protein SMC → MRLSSIKLSGFKSFVDPTNFQVPGQLVGVVGPNGCGKSNIIDAVRWVLGESKASELRGESMQDVIFNGSTHRKPAGRASVELVFDNNDGKASGQWGQYAEIAVKRTLTRDGTSTYYINGQPVRRRDIQDIFLGTGLGPRAYAIIGQGMISRIIESRPEELRVFLEEAAGVSKYKERRRETENRLQDTRENLLRVEDILRELNANLEKLEAQAAVATRFHALQADQEEKQKLLWLLRKNEAYNEQTRYFREVEQAQTDLEEQTAKLRNVELTLEQMRQAHFAVGDRLHTAQGHLYQTNAEIGSLEAQIKFVIESRARLQAQLATLTAQRDQWTQQGGEYQEQIEEAEFHLEELAAKVEQSQMMAEQKGEQLPELDAAWRAAQNKSTESRARIMQAQQQLELESAHQRNASNILASLLTRRERLQQEKNSLSLPDSSHLENLKLQLEEKQQTLEEQGFYLEEALEQQPKLEQERAEAQAQVNAETAANAQLEARLSALKQLQERVQTQGKVQPWLKKHELDTLPRLWQKLQIEAGWEAAMESILRERTSALQLSNIDWAKAFFADAPPAKLALYAPSTVAPLPMPDVPGLKPFLNLLKLNDPGLRGLLQDWLYNAYAVEDAAEALAERSKLPPGGYFVTRLGHVVTASSVRFYAADSEQEGMLGRQQEIENIGKQLRAQQLLAEEARARSVRADAAVATLTRNLSELRLRIQQLTSSVHTLQLDVVKLSEVEARFNQRSTQIGADLAEIAAQEAEQMQTKLESEEKFEQLDMELGNLQEAHEDGHTDFLLKEQRLAEAREALRDLERAAKDTEYAEKAHRAKIEELRRNIATASTQAQQVTASLQAGELELANLESGAAADGLQDLLERRTTQERALADARHELDQITQQLRLSEDARTQSERSLQPQRDKIMEMQLKEQAARLNQEQFAQQLLESGADEAALTEKLHPDMRPSYLQGEVTRLTNAITSLGAVNLAALDELAQASERKNFLDAQNADLTEAINTLEDAIHKIDKETRDLLQDTFDKVNHHFSELFPILFGGGQARLTMTGDEILDSGVQVMAQPPGKKNATIHLLSGGEKALTATALVFSMFRLNPAPFCLLDEVDAPLDDSNTERFCRMVKRMSDQTQFLFISHNKIAMEMAHQLIGVTMQEQGVSRIVAVDMESAANFATEAQAA, encoded by the coding sequence GTGCGTCTCTCTTCCATCAAGTTGTCGGGATTTAAGTCTTTCGTCGATCCCACCAATTTCCAGGTGCCAGGCCAGCTCGTGGGCGTGGTTGGGCCGAATGGCTGCGGCAAGTCGAACATCATCGATGCCGTGCGCTGGGTGCTGGGCGAATCGAAAGCGTCGGAATTGCGCGGCGAATCGATGCAGGACGTCATTTTCAACGGCTCCACGCATCGTAAACCAGCCGGGCGCGCTTCCGTGGAACTGGTGTTCGACAACAACGATGGCAAAGCCTCAGGCCAGTGGGGCCAGTACGCCGAGATCGCCGTCAAGCGCACCCTGACGCGCGATGGCACGTCCACCTATTACATCAATGGCCAGCCCGTGCGCCGGCGCGACATCCAGGATATTTTCCTCGGCACGGGCCTCGGCCCGCGCGCCTACGCCATCATCGGCCAGGGCATGATTTCGCGCATCATCGAATCGCGCCCCGAAGAGTTGCGCGTCTTCCTGGAAGAAGCGGCGGGCGTGTCGAAATACAAGGAACGCCGCCGCGAGACGGAAAACCGGCTGCAGGACACGCGCGAAAACTTGCTGCGCGTGGAAGATATCTTGCGCGAACTCAATGCCAACCTGGAAAAGCTGGAAGCGCAGGCGGCCGTGGCCACGCGTTTCCACGCCTTGCAGGCGGACCAGGAAGAAAAGCAGAAACTGTTGTGGCTGCTGCGCAAGAACGAGGCGTACAACGAGCAGACACGCTATTTCCGCGAAGTGGAACAGGCGCAGACCGACCTGGAAGAACAGACGGCCAAGCTGCGCAACGTCGAGCTGACCCTGGAACAGATGCGCCAGGCGCACTTTGCCGTGGGCGATCGCCTGCATACGGCGCAAGGCCATCTGTACCAGACGAATGCGGAAATCGGCAGCCTGGAAGCGCAGATCAAGTTCGTCATCGAATCGCGCGCCCGCCTGCAGGCGCAGCTGGCGACCCTGACGGCCCAGCGCGACCAGTGGACGCAACAGGGTGGCGAATACCAGGAGCAGATCGAAGAGGCGGAATTCCATCTCGAAGAACTGGCCGCCAAGGTGGAACAATCGCAAATGATGGCCGAGCAGAAGGGCGAGCAATTGCCCGAGCTGGATGCCGCCTGGCGCGCCGCGCAGAACAAGAGCACGGAATCGCGCGCGCGCATCATGCAGGCGCAGCAGCAACTGGAACTGGAATCGGCACACCAGCGCAACGCCTCGAACATCCTGGCCAGCCTGTTGACGCGCCGCGAGCGCCTGCAGCAGGAAAAGAACAGCCTCAGTTTGCCCGACAGCAGCCACCTGGAAAACCTGAAACTGCAGCTGGAAGAAAAGCAGCAGACGCTGGAAGAGCAGGGTTTCTACCTGGAAGAGGCGCTGGAGCAGCAACCGAAGCTGGAGCAGGAACGCGCTGAAGCCCAGGCGCAGGTGAATGCCGAAACGGCCGCCAACGCCCAGCTGGAAGCGCGTCTTTCCGCCTTGAAACAATTACAGGAACGGGTGCAAACCCAGGGCAAGGTCCAGCCGTGGCTGAAAAAGCACGAGCTCGACACCTTGCCGCGCCTGTGGCAAAAGCTGCAGATCGAGGCGGGCTGGGAAGCGGCCATGGAATCGATCTTGCGCGAGCGCACGTCGGCCCTGCAATTGTCGAATATCGACTGGGCCAAGGCATTCTTTGCCGACGCGCCGCCCGCCAAGCTGGCCCTGTACGCGCCGTCCACGGTGGCGCCGCTGCCGATGCCGGACGTGCCAGGCCTGAAGCCGTTCCTGAACTTGTTGAAACTCAATGATCCGGGCTTGCGCGGCTTGCTGCAGGACTGGCTGTACAACGCCTACGCCGTGGAAGACGCGGCCGAGGCGCTGGCCGAGCGCAGCAAGTTGCCGCCGGGCGGCTATTTCGTCACGCGGCTTGGGCACGTGGTCACGGCATCCAGCGTGCGCTTCTATGCAGCCGATTCGGAACAGGAAGGCATGCTGGGGCGTCAGCAGGAAATCGAAAATATCGGCAAACAATTGCGCGCCCAGCAATTGCTGGCCGAAGAGGCGCGCGCCCGTTCCGTACGGGCCGACGCGGCCGTCGCCACCCTGACGCGCAACCTGTCCGAGTTGCGCCTGCGCATACAGCAACTGACGTCGTCCGTGCATACTCTGCAACTGGACGTGGTGAAACTGTCCGAGGTGGAAGCGCGCTTCAACCAGCGCAGCACGCAGATCGGCGCGGATCTCGCCGAAATCGCCGCGCAGGAAGCGGAGCAAATGCAGACCAAGCTGGAATCGGAAGAAAAATTCGAACAGCTGGACATGGAACTAGGCAACTTGCAGGAAGCGCACGAAGACGGCCATACCGATTTCCTGTTGAAGGAACAGCGTCTGGCCGAAGCGCGCGAAGCCTTGCGCGACCTGGAGCGGGCTGCCAAGGATACGGAATACGCGGAAAAAGCCCACCGCGCGAAGATCGAGGAATTGCGCCGCAATATCGCCACGGCCAGTACGCAGGCGCAGCAAGTGACGGCCAGCCTGCAGGCCGGTGAACTCGAACTGGCGAATCTGGAAAGCGGCGCGGCGGCCGATGGCTTGCAGGACTTGCTCGAGCGCCGCACCACGCAGGAGCGGGCGCTGGCGGACGCGCGCCATGAACTCGATCAAATTACGCAGCAGCTGCGCCTGTCCGAAGATGCGCGCACGCAATCGGAGCGCAGCTTGCAGCCGCAGCGCGACAAGATCATGGAAATGCAGCTCAAGGAACAGGCCGCGCGCCTGAACCAGGAGCAATTCGCCCAGCAATTGCTGGAATCGGGTGCCGACGAGGCCGCCTTGACGGAAAAGTTGCATCCGGACATGCGTCCCTCGTATCTGCAGGGCGAAGTGACGCGCCTGACGAACGCCATCACGTCCCTGGGCGCCGTCAACCTGGCCGCGCTGGACGAGCTGGCGCAGGCGTCCGAGCGCAAGAATTTCCTCGACGCCCAGAATGCCGACCTGACGGAAGCGATCAATACGCTGGAAGACGCGATCCACAAGATCGACAAGGAAACGCGCGACTTGCTGCAAGACACGTTCGACAAGGTCAACCATCACTTTTCCGAGTTGTTCCCCATCCTGTTTGGCGGGGGGCAGGCCAGGCTGACCATGACGGGCGACGAGATTCTCGATTCCGGTGTACAAGTCATGGCGCAACCTCCCGGCAAGAAAAATGCCACCATCCACCTGTTATCGGGTGGAGAGAAGGCGCTGACCGCGACCGCATTGGTGTTTTCCATGTTCCGCCTGAATCCGGCGCCGTTCTGCCTGCTCGACGAAGTCGATGCACCGCTGGACGATTCGAACACGGAACGCTTCTGCCGCATGGTTAAGCGCATGTCCGACCAGACCCAATTCCTTTTCATTTCGCATAACAAGATTGCGATGGAAATGGCCCATCAATTGATCGGTGTGACGATGCAGGAGCAGGGCGTATCGCGCATCGTGGCGGTGGACATGGAGTCCGCCGCAAATTTTGCAACCGAGGCACAAGCAGCATGA
- the def gene encoding peptide deformylase: protein MTVREILKMGDPRLLRMAEPVREFDTPELHALIADMFDTMHAANGAGLAAPQIGVNLQLVIYGFKQNLRYPDAPQVPETVLINPVLTPLTERKEEGFEGCLSVPGLRGSVPRWSELHYEGVDQFGQPISRDCDGFHARVVQHEVDHLHGILYPMRIVDFTQFGYTEVMFPDLDPNDD, encoded by the coding sequence ATGACCGTACGCGAGATTCTGAAGATGGGTGATCCGCGCCTGCTGCGCATGGCCGAGCCCGTGCGCGAATTCGATACGCCCGAATTGCATGCGCTGATCGCCGACATGTTCGATACCATGCATGCGGCCAATGGCGCGGGCCTGGCGGCGCCGCAGATCGGCGTCAACCTGCAGCTGGTGATCTACGGCTTCAAGCAGAATCTGCGTTATCCCGATGCGCCGCAAGTGCCGGAAACCGTACTGATCAACCCTGTGCTGACACCGTTGACGGAGCGCAAGGAAGAGGGCTTTGAAGGCTGCCTGTCCGTGCCTGGTTTGCGCGGCAGCGTGCCGCGCTGGAGCGAGCTGCACTATGAAGGCGTGGACCAGTTCGGCCAACCCATCAGCCGCGATTGCGACGGCTTCCACGCCCGCGTGGTGCAGCATGAAGTGGACCACTTGCACGGCATTTTGTATCCGATGCGTATCGTCGACTTCACGCAATTCGGCTACACGGAAGTCATGTTTCCCGACCTGGACCCGAACGACGACTGA
- a CDS encoding pseudouridine synthase yields MTEELLRLSKRMSELGLSSRREADEWIARGWVRVDGKVVSELGSKVYPSQKVTVERQAAAEQSKRVTVLINKPVGYVSGQAEDGYTPAVALIKAENRWAEDRSPEQFHPTQLRSLVAAGRLDIDSVGLLVLTQDGRVAKQLIGHDTDIDKEYLVRVSYTKGDVLPDSELKKLNHGLWLDGKPLLPAKVRWQNEDQLSFTLREGKKRQIRRMCEAVGLKVLGLKRVRIGKVKLGDLPTGQWRYLSADEQF; encoded by the coding sequence ATGACCGAAGAATTATTACGCTTGTCCAAACGCATGTCCGAACTGGGCCTGAGCTCGCGCCGCGAAGCCGATGAATGGATTGCGCGCGGCTGGGTCCGCGTAGATGGCAAGGTGGTGTCCGAGCTGGGCAGCAAGGTATACCCGAGCCAGAAAGTCACCGTGGAACGCCAGGCGGCGGCCGAGCAATCGAAACGCGTCACCGTACTGATCAACAAACCGGTCGGCTACGTCAGCGGCCAGGCCGAAGATGGCTACACGCCCGCCGTGGCTCTGATCAAGGCGGAAAACCGCTGGGCGGAAGACCGCAGCCCGGAACAGTTCCACCCGACCCAGCTGCGCAGCCTGGTGGCCGCCGGGCGCCTGGACATCGATTCCGTCGGCTTGCTGGTCCTGACGCAGGATGGGCGCGTGGCCAAGCAGCTGATCGGCCACGATACCGATATCGACAAGGAATACCTGGTACGCGTGAGCTACACCAAGGGCGACGTCCTGCCCGACAGCGAGCTGAAAAAGCTCAACCACGGCCTGTGGCTCGACGGCAAGCCGCTGCTGCCGGCCAAGGTGCGCTGGCAAAATGAAGACCAGCTGAGCTTTACCCTGCGCGAAGGCAAGAAACGCCAGATCCGCCGCATGTGCGAAGCGGTCGGCCTGAAAGTGCTGGGCCTGAAACGCGTGCGCATCGGCAAGGTCAAGCTGGGCGACTTGCCGACGGGCCAGTGGCGTTACCTGAGCGCGGACGAACAGTTTTAA
- a CDS encoding flagellar brake protein — protein sequence MNDPIPNPLRKGAPSLADVAEPMEPGTKPHHMSDPWDIGETLCSLADNGDAISIYPTGGEDVIMARILSVDDDLPQFVLELNEGTTLPEGGATFVSWVQNAKLQFTINGEWEAYPERPNVYLTNFPSHCLVLERRESARLETPLGVYYLAAFVLEGRPYELQLYDFSAGGIGMRAHPRDTVGLYVGRKLSRVRLELGPDKVMIADLEIRLSRTFRSFLLGEQVQIGCRFLNLTDAMQDELKALLDHLGSSRKVR from the coding sequence GTGAACGATCCCATCCCCAATCCCCTGCGCAAAGGCGCGCCCAGCCTGGCCGATGTGGCCGAGCCGATGGAGCCAGGCACCAAGCCGCACCATATGAGCGATCCGTGGGATATCGGCGAAACCCTGTGCAGCCTGGCTGATAACGGCGACGCCATTTCCATCTACCCGACAGGCGGCGAAGACGTCATCATGGCGCGCATCTTGTCCGTCGACGACGACTTGCCGCAATTCGTGCTGGAACTCAATGAGGGGACCACCCTGCCCGAAGGCGGCGCCACGTTTGTGTCGTGGGTGCAAAACGCCAAGCTGCAATTTACCATCAATGGCGAATGGGAGGCGTATCCCGAGCGGCCGAATGTCTACCTGACGAACTTCCCCAGCCATTGCCTGGTGCTGGAACGGCGCGAATCGGCGCGCCTGGAAACGCCGCTGGGCGTGTACTACCTGGCCGCCTTTGTGCTGGAGGGCCGACCGTATGAATTGCAGCTGTATGATTTCTCGGCCGGCGGCATCGGCATGCGTGCCCACCCGCGCGATACGGTCGGCCTGTACGTGGGGCGCAAGCTGTCGCGCGTACGGCTGGAACTGGGGCCGGACAAGGTCATGATCGCCGACCTGGAAATCCGCCTCTCGCGCACCTTCCGCTCCTTCCTGCTGGGCGAACAGGTGCAGATCGGCTGCCGCTTCCTGAACCTGACGGATGCCATGCAGGATGAATTGAAAGCGCTGCTGGATCACCTGGGCAGCAGCCGCAAGGTGCGCTAA
- the ligA gene encoding NAD-dependent DNA ligase LigA has product MTDLTNQDAAARVLALTAELNRHLYAYHVLDNPTIPDAEYDKLFVELQALETAHPELRAPDSPTLRVGAAPLPQFEQVTHTVPMLSLNNGFSDDDIVNFDRRVREGLDLDGAEVDYAAEVKFDGLAINLRYENGLFVQAATRGDGATGEDVTANIRTISGIPLRLHGENVPALLDVRGEVMMFKADFARLNERQREAGQKEFANPRNAAAGSLRQLDSRITAQRKLRFYAYGIGALDGAAMPVSHSALLDWYETLGIPVSKERRVVPGAQGLLAYYADIGARRPALPYEIDGVVYKVNATQDQQELGFVSRAPRFALAHKFPAEEALTVVLGIDIQVGRTGAMTPVARLAPVSVGGVTVTNATLHNEDEVLRKDVRVGDTVVVRRAGDVIPEVLSVVLEKRPEPAPLPFKMLERCPVCDSHVVREEGEAIARCSGGLFCSAQRKEAFRHFAGRRMMDIEGLGERYIDTLVELEYVHGLADLYSLTLDKLLEMKVRADERDGSTPETVQQGKIPTKWAENLLAGIEASKRPPLERFLFALGIRHVGESTAKTLAEWLGSLDYVRRAPAALLRVLPDIGGTVAVSIADFFAEEKNQQALQALLDAGVTPQGEHAPSAKLRTQLEQTTLLAAIGIPKLTEPRSKQLVERGVTLASLAAQGASFHAGLPAAVAESLAQWLADESNVKRLAQLDALRNELLSQLPEMSAAGGKLDGKTFVLTGTLPNMSRDEAAELIEAAGGKVSGSVSKKTGYVVAGSDAGSKLAKAQELGVAILDEAGLLTLLAQD; this is encoded by the coding sequence ATGACTGATCTGACCAACCAGGACGCCGCTGCCCGCGTTCTGGCACTCACTGCCGAGCTCAATCGGCATCTGTACGCCTACCACGTGCTCGACAATCCCACCATTCCCGACGCCGAGTATGACAAGCTGTTTGTCGAACTGCAGGCGCTGGAAACGGCGCATCCTGAACTCCGGGCACCGGATTCGCCCACCTTGCGCGTGGGTGCGGCGCCTTTGCCGCAATTCGAGCAAGTCACGCACACGGTGCCGATGTTGTCGCTGAACAATGGTTTTTCCGATGACGATATCGTCAACTTCGACCGCCGCGTACGCGAAGGCCTGGACCTTGACGGTGCAGAAGTCGACTACGCCGCCGAAGTGAAATTCGATGGCCTGGCCATCAACCTGCGCTATGAAAATGGCCTGTTCGTGCAGGCCGCCACGCGCGGCGATGGCGCCACGGGCGAAGACGTGACGGCGAATATCCGCACCATTTCCGGCATCCCCTTGCGCCTGCATGGCGAGAATGTACCGGCGCTGCTGGACGTGCGCGGCGAGGTGATGATGTTCAAGGCCGATTTTGCCCGCCTGAACGAACGCCAGCGCGAGGCGGGGCAGAAGGAATTCGCCAACCCGCGCAATGCGGCCGCCGGCAGCCTGCGCCAGCTCGATTCGCGCATCACGGCGCAGCGCAAGCTGCGTTTTTATGCGTACGGCATTGGCGCCCTCGATGGCGCCGCCATGCCTGTGTCACATTCGGCCTTGCTCGACTGGTACGAAACCCTGGGCATACCCGTGTCGAAGGAGCGCCGTGTGGTGCCGGGCGCGCAGGGCTTGCTGGCCTACTACGCCGATATCGGCGCGCGCCGCCCCGCCTTGCCCTACGAAATCGATGGCGTGGTCTACAAGGTGAACGCGACGCAAGACCAGCAGGAGCTGGGCTTTGTCTCGCGCGCCCCGCGTTTTGCCCTGGCGCACAAGTTCCCCGCCGAAGAAGCCTTGACCGTGGTGCTGGGCATCGATATCCAGGTGGGCCGCACGGGCGCCATGACGCCCGTGGCGCGCCTGGCGCCCGTGTCCGTGGGTGGCGTGACGGTGACGAATGCCACCTTGCACAATGAAGACGAGGTGCTGCGCAAGGATGTGCGCGTGGGCGATACCGTCGTCGTGCGCCGCGCCGGCGATGTGATCCCGGAAGTGCTGTCCGTGGTGCTGGAGAAGCGCCCGGAACCGGCGCCGCTGCCGTTCAAGATGCTGGAGCGCTGCCCTGTCTGCGATTCCCACGTGGTGCGCGAAGAGGGCGAGGCGATTGCCCGCTGCTCGGGCGGCCTGTTCTGCTCGGCGCAGCGCAAGGAAGCGTTCCGTCACTTTGCCGGCCGGCGCATGATGGATATCGAAGGTCTTGGGGAACGTTATATCGATACCCTGGTCGAACTGGAATACGTGCATGGGCTGGCCGACCTGTATAGCCTGACCCTGGATAAATTGCTGGAAATGAAAGTGCGCGCCGACGAGCGCGATGGTTCGACGCCAGAAACAGTGCAACAAGGCAAGATTCCCACCAAATGGGCGGAAAACCTGCTTGCTGGCATAGAGGCGAGCAAGCGTCCACCGCTTGAACGTTTCCTGTTTGCGCTGGGTATTCGCCACGTAGGCGAATCGACGGCCAAGACCCTGGCCGAGTGGCTCGGCAGCCTCGATTATGTGCGCCGCGCGCCTGCGGCCTTGCTGCGTGTGTTGCCCGACATCGGCGGCACCGTGGCCGTGTCCATCGCCGATTTTTTTGCCGAAGAAAAGAACCAGCAGGCGCTGCAGGCATTGCTGGACGCTGGCGTCACGCCGCAAGGCGAACACGCGCCCAGCGCCAAGCTGCGTACGCAGCTCGAGCAAACGACGTTGCTGGCGGCCATCGGCATCCCCAAGCTGACGGAACCGCGCAGCAAGCAGCTGGTGGAGCGGGGCGTGACCCTGGCCAGCCTGGCGGCGCAAGGCGCCAGCTTCCACGCGGGCTTGCCCGCCGCCGTCGCCGAGTCGCTGGCGCAATGGCTGGCCGACGAGAGCAATGTCAAGCGGCTTGCTCAACTGGACGCCCTGCGCAATGAATTACTGTCACAATTGCCTGAAATGTCAGCCGCTGGCGGCAAGCTGGACGGCAAGACTTTCGTCCTGACGGGCACCTTGCCCAATATGAGCCGCGACGAGGCTGCGGAGCTGATCGAGGCGGCTGGTGGCAAGGTCAGCGGTTCCGTGTCGAAGAAGACAGGCTATGTCGTGGCCGGTTCTGACGCCGGCAGCAAGCTGGCCAAGGCGCAGGAACTGGGTGTGGCCATACTCGACGAGGCTGGTCTGCTGACCTTGCTCGCGCAAGACTAA